In Erythrobacter sp. KY5, the DNA window AGCGCGTCATAGAATTCCGCTGCACGCGGCAGATTGTTAGTGCCCAGTGTTACGTAGCCGATCATGACTGTTCTCCCTGTGACCGAGCCACAACGTACGACTCGGGATATGTGAGAACATTAGTAGAACATTCAGATCGGTGCAATCACCTTCAAAGCGGTGCTGTCTCGCGCTCGAGCCATGCAAGGTCGTCGCCTTCAAGCTGCGGCGCAACGATTTCGCGCACGCGGGCGTGGTAGGCGTCGAGCCATGCGATCTCGCCATCGGTGAGGAGGCTCTTGTCGATCAGGCGGCGGTCGATCGGCACGAAGGTGAGCGGTTCGAAACCAAGGAAACGGCCCTCTGCGCCGTCGATATCCTGTTCAACGGTTAGCACGAGATTTTCGATCCGAATGCCGAATTCGCCTGCCTTGTAGTAGCCCGGCTCGTTTGAGAGGATCATGCCGGCGTGCAGTTCCTGAGAGGTGCCAGCCTGCCCGCCGCCCGGCTTCGCGATACGCTGCGGGCCTTCGTGCACGCCGAGGAAGCTGCCGACGCCGTGGCCGGTACCGTGGGCATAGTCGACACCCGCTTCCCAGAGATACTGGCGGGCGAGCGCGTCGATCTGGCCGCCATTGGTGCCCTGCGGGAAGATGGCGCGGTCGATCTGGATGTGGCCCTTCAGAACGCGCGTGAAGCGGTCGCGCATTTCTCCGGTTGGCTGTGATCCTTCGGGTGTGTCGATCCAGACCGTTCGGGTGATATCGGTCGTGCCCGCCGGATACTGACCACCAGAATCCACGAGATAGATCGAACCCGGCGGGATCAGAATGTTACTGTCCTCGTCCACCTTGTAGTGCGGCAGGGCGGCATGGCCGGAAGCGGCCGAAATGGTGTCGAACGAGGTGTCGCGCAGATCGCCATGCGCGCGGCGAAAGCCTTCGAGCTTTGCCGCTGCTGCGAGCTCGTCGATCTCGCCAGCCGGCGCGGTCACTTCGAGCCAGCGCAGGAAGCGGCTGACTGCTGCCCCGTCGCGGGCCTGTGCATCACGGTGGCCCTGCACTTCGGCAGCGTTCTTGATCGCCTTTGCGAGGATTGTCGGGTCCTGCTTGAAAGTGAATTTCGCCCCGCCCGCGCGAAGAGCCTGCGCGATGCCGACAACGCCGAAATCGGGATCGACGCTGACCTTCTTGCCTTCCATCGATCCAAGCGCGCCGACGAATTCGTCGCGCGCACGCACCGTCACCGCATTGCCGAGATGCTGGGTCAATTCGGGCGTTACTTTCTCAGGCGCGATGAAAAGCTCTGCAGTGCCGTCCTTGTGCGCGATCACATAGGAAAGCGCGACCGGAGTGTGCGACACGTCGCTGCCGCGAATGTTGAGCAGCCATGCAATGGAATCGAGCGCCGGGACCACCACCGCGTCGAGCCCCTCGTCGCACAGCCAATCGGCCACTTCCGCGCGCTTCTCCGCAGATGTACGCCCGGCAAGTTCCTCGGTGTGTACGATTGCCTGTGCACCCGATGGCTCTGGCTGATCCTGCCACACCGAATCAATCGGGTTGCTGTCGGCTGGAACCATGGTGATGCCAGCTGGCTCGGCTTGCTTTTCAAGCGCTTCGACCCAGTTCCAGGTGTGAAGCCAGGGATCGTAGGCGATCTTCGCGCCCGCCTCGCTCACATCCTTGAGCCATTCGCCCAGACTGTCGCCCGGGATGCTGCGATATTCGAACAGGTTTTCATCGACCTGGTCGCGCACCTGCACAGTGTAGCGCCCGTCGACAAAGATCGCGGCATGGGTCAGCGTCACGGCGGCAAAGCCAGCCGAACCGCCAAAGCCGGTGAGCCAGCCGAGCCGTTGTGCATAATCGCCGACATATTCGCTCATATGTTCATCGGAGATCGGCACGACAAAACCGTGAAGTTCGCGGCGCTTCAATTCTTCGCGTAGGGCTTTGAGGCGGGCTTCGTGGGTCTGCATCAGCATTGTGTCGGTTTCCTGCGTTTCGCATGCGCTCTTGTCGCGCATGAGTGAATCTCTAGAACACATCACATAGGCCGCTTGCGTGCGGCTTTCCACCCGAGCGTCTCACTTGAAGGAACCGGTTACCGTGCCGACATCCCGCACCACCTTTTTCGCCATGGCAAGCGCCGCCCTGCTTCTGACAGGCGCCAGCGTTTCTGCCGATACCCATGAGGACAATGCCAACGTGCCCACTTCTCCGCCTGTCGCCGAAAAGCGCGAACATACATACACCTATCACGGCATTACGATTTCCGACCCGTATGACTGGCTCTACGACAAGTCGTACCCCGAGATCGATGATGAGGATGTGCTGGATTATGTGAAGGCGGAAAACGCGTGGTTCGAAGCGGCGATGAAGCCGCATGAGGCGCTTACCGAGAGCTTGTTCACAGAAATGCGCGCACGGATTAAGGAAGACGATTCCACCGTGCCTC includes these proteins:
- a CDS encoding aminopeptidase P family protein — protein: MLMQTHEARLKALREELKRRELHGFVVPISDEHMSEYVGDYAQRLGWLTGFGGSAGFAAVTLTHAAIFVDGRYTVQVRDQVDENLFEYRSIPGDSLGEWLKDVSEAGAKIAYDPWLHTWNWVEALEKQAEPAGITMVPADSNPIDSVWQDQPEPSGAQAIVHTEELAGRTSAEKRAEVADWLCDEGLDAVVVPALDSIAWLLNIRGSDVSHTPVALSYVIAHKDGTAELFIAPEKVTPELTQHLGNAVTVRARDEFVGALGSMEGKKVSVDPDFGVVGIAQALRAGGAKFTFKQDPTILAKAIKNAAEVQGHRDAQARDGAAVSRFLRWLEVTAPAGEIDELAAAAKLEGFRRAHGDLRDTSFDTISAASGHAALPHYKVDEDSNILIPPGSIYLVDSGGQYPAGTTDITRTVWIDTPEGSQPTGEMRDRFTRVLKGHIQIDRAIFPQGTNGGQIDALARQYLWEAGVDYAHGTGHGVGSFLGVHEGPQRIAKPGGGQAGTSQELHAGMILSNEPGYYKAGEFGIRIENLVLTVEQDIDGAEGRFLGFEPLTFVPIDRRLIDKSLLTDGEIAWLDAYHARVREIVAPQLEGDDLAWLERETAPL